The Corynebacterium pseudopelargi genome contains a region encoding:
- a CDS encoding phosphotransferase codes for MQEQQPQLDAIVSTAEDVLSKRLGGVQKLKEVTRLSGSGTAVVARAKVAPSPFLQARSVVIKHVPETGELIDASMFLREVIAYQFTTSLNADVRPGPVLLAYDVDARIIVISDSGDGDTFAELLSTSKEALRMEILRNLGESLGKMHAGTATKEQHFDILLRRMLQKHPEIQQMHRFREHLLGLSIEVGMKIVAQAGIPVPEIVAEMAAESKRRLLRGQHRAFTPFDLSPDNIIVSESTHFLDYEWAGFRDVTFDIACVIAGFPQYLSSRPISDDEADTLIDAWVDEVGDLWPNVRNHQRLQARILIALVGWAFSSLAMMHIGSMTTAFADLYQLAQLEGLEAVDADTVLGMLEQHHFNILQEAMEGHEDYDLIRQDLYETFESVQRFAQRNADYRFPVVGEFAGAVVEALRVDRRG; via the coding sequence GTGCAAGAACAACAACCGCAGCTCGACGCCATCGTAAGTACCGCAGAGGATGTGCTGAGTAAGCGCCTCGGCGGGGTGCAAAAGCTCAAAGAGGTCACTCGACTCAGTGGCTCGGGTACTGCCGTGGTGGCGCGGGCAAAAGTGGCCCCTTCGCCCTTCTTGCAGGCTCGTTCTGTGGTGATCAAGCACGTCCCAGAAACTGGGGAGCTCATTGATGCCTCGATGTTTTTGCGCGAGGTCATTGCCTATCAATTCACCACCTCTTTAAACGCGGATGTTCGTCCTGGGCCGGTGCTGTTGGCCTATGACGTGGATGCTCGCATCATTGTCATCTCCGATTCTGGTGATGGGGATACCTTTGCCGAGCTGCTTTCTACCTCTAAGGAAGCCTTGCGCATGGAGATCCTGCGTAATCTTGGCGAGTCACTGGGCAAGATGCACGCAGGTACCGCGACCAAAGAGCAGCACTTCGATATTTTGCTGCGCCGCATGCTGCAAAAGCATCCGGAAATCCAGCAGATGCACCGCTTTAGAGAACACCTGCTGGGCTTGTCTATCGAGGTAGGCATGAAGATCGTGGCCCAGGCGGGTATCCCGGTGCCAGAGATCGTCGCGGAGATGGCGGCTGAGTCGAAGCGTCGTTTGCTTCGCGGTCAGCACCGTGCCTTTACGCCTTTTGATCTTTCCCCGGACAACATCATCGTCTCCGAGAGCACCCATTTCTTGGATTATGAATGGGCGGGCTTCCGGGATGTCACCTTCGATATTGCCTGCGTGATTGCCGGTTTCCCGCAGTATCTGAGTTCGCGCCCAATCAGTGATGATGAGGCCGATACGCTCATTGATGCGTGGGTGGATGAGGTTGGCGATCTCTGGCCGAATGTTCGCAACCATCAACGCCTACAGGCGCGCATTTTGATCGCGCTGGTTGGTTGGGCATTTTCTAGCCTTGCCATGATGCACATTGGTTCGATGACCACGGCGTTTGCGGATCTTTACCAGCTTGCTCAACTTGAGGGGCTCGAGGCCGTCGATGCCGATACGGTGCTTGGCATGTTGGAGCAGCACCACTTCAACATCCTCCAGGAGGCCATGGAAGGCCACGAGGATTATGACCTGATCCGGCAGGATCTTTATGAGACGTTCGAGTCTGTCCAGCGTTTTGCCCAAAGAAACGCCGATTATCGTTTCCCGGTGGTAGGCGAATTTGCAGGCGCGGTGGTAGAAGCGTTGCGCGTGGATCGTCGTGGATAG
- a CDS encoding replication-associated recombination protein A, which yields MDSLFDANPSHSSLPDTGAHAPLAARMRPQRLEEVVGQQHLLGAGKPLRRLIEGSGDASVILYGPPGTGKTTLASLISAATGHHFVGLSALNAGVKEVREVIAEARRRQIHGEKTVLFIDEVHRFSKTQQDALLAAVENRVVLLVAATTENPSFSVVAPLLSRSLILQLRSLEDADIKKVLSRAIEDERGYRGELEVSEEAIEQLVRLAGGDARRSLTYLEAAAEAVAPGAVLDAATVSAHIDRAVVRYDRDGDQHYDITSAWIKSIRGSDVDAALHYLARMIEAGEDPRFLARRLVIHASEDIGMADPSALQSAIAAAQAVQLIGMPEARINLAQATIHLATAPKSNAVIRAIDAALDDVRKGHTGPVPAHLRDGHYEGAKAMGNAVGYRYPHDHPNGVLAQQYLPDGMEQVQYYQPSEHGEERKLATLWPRLRKIIRAKHDG from the coding sequence GTGGATAGCCTTTTCGACGCCAACCCTAGCCATTCCTCATTGCCCGATACGGGGGCTCATGCCCCCTTGGCGGCAAGGATGCGCCCGCAACGGCTCGAAGAAGTCGTAGGCCAGCAGCATCTTCTGGGTGCGGGCAAGCCTTTGCGCAGGTTGATTGAGGGTTCAGGGGATGCCTCCGTTATTTTGTACGGGCCACCTGGCACGGGAAAAACCACCCTTGCCTCGCTGATTAGTGCCGCCACCGGGCATCACTTTGTCGGGCTTTCAGCGCTTAATGCTGGCGTGAAGGAAGTGCGCGAGGTGATTGCCGAGGCCAGGAGGCGCCAAATCCACGGCGAGAAAACGGTGCTGTTTATTGATGAGGTGCATCGTTTTTCTAAAACCCAGCAGGATGCACTGCTAGCCGCGGTGGAAAATCGTGTGGTCTTGCTGGTGGCAGCCACAACGGAAAACCCTTCCTTTTCAGTGGTGGCTCCGCTGCTTTCGCGTTCGCTGATTTTGCAACTGCGTTCGCTTGAAGATGCCGACATTAAAAAGGTGTTAAGCCGCGCCATCGAAGATGAACGCGGCTATCGCGGAGAGCTTGAAGTAAGCGAAGAAGCCATTGAGCAGTTGGTTCGCCTTGCAGGTGGTGATGCTCGCCGGTCTTTGACTTATCTAGAGGCTGCGGCAGAGGCCGTTGCTCCCGGAGCCGTGCTCGATGCTGCCACGGTGAGCGCACACATTGATAGGGCAGTGGTGCGCTATGACCGAGACGGCGATCAGCACTATGACATTACGAGCGCCTGGATTAAATCAATCCGTGGCTCTGATGTGGATGCGGCACTGCACTATCTAGCAAGGATGATCGAGGCCGGAGAAGATCCGCGGTTTTTGGCTCGTCGATTAGTAATCCACGCTAGTGAAGATATCGGCATGGCTGATCCGAGCGCCTTGCAAAGCGCCATTGCTGCAGCGCAGGCGGTGCAGTTGATCGGTATGCCCGAGGCTAGGATCAATCTTGCTCAGGCCACCATCCACTTGGCTACCGCGCCAAAATCTAATGCGGTGATTCGTGCCATTGATGCTGCCTTAGATGATGTGCGCAAAGGTCATACAGGTCCTGTGCCAGCGCATCTTCGCGATGGCCACTATGAGGGCGCAAAAGCCATGGGTAATGCGGTGGGTTATCGCTATCCCCATGATCACCCCAATGGAGTGCTTGCCCAGCAGTACCTGCCAGATGGCATGGAACAGGTGCAGTATTACCAGCCCAGCGAGCACGGCGAGGAACGAAAGCTCGCAACACTTTGGCCAAGACTGCGCAAAATAATCCGTGCCAAGCATGATGGATAA
- the aspS gene encoding aspartate--tRNA ligase has translation MLRTDFAGDLRKEAVGQTVTLSGWVARRRDHGGVIFIDLRDASGVAQVVFRDSSVAEQAHHLRSEFCVKVTGVVEARPEGSENPNLASGDIEVSATELEVLNESAALPFQIDDPSQSGEVGEETRLKYRYLDLRRSSQNNALRLRSKANQAARRVLDRHDFVEIETPTLTRSTPEGARDFLVPARLKPGSWYALPQSPQLFKQLLMVAGMERYYQIARCYRDEDFRADRQPEFTQLDVEMSFVDQEDVIALAEEILKELWSLIGYEITTPIPRMTYAEAMKKYGSDKPDLRFDIEITECTEFFKDTTFRVFQNEYVGAVVMEGGASQPRRQLDAWQEWAKQRGAKGLAYILVGEDGELSGPVAKNITEAERAGIAEHVGAKPGDCIFFAAGDTKSSRALLGAARGEIARKLDLIKEGDWAFTWVVDAPLFEPAADATASGDVALGHSKWTAVHHAFTSPKPEWMDSFDEHPGEATAYAYDIVCNGNEIGGGSIRIHRRDVQERVFKVMGITDEEAQEKFGFLLEAFAFGAPPHGGIAFGWDRIVSLLGGFDSIRDVIAFPKSGGGVDPLTDAPAPIPLEQRRETGVDFKPKKKQEADK, from the coding sequence GTGCTTCGCACAGATTTCGCGGGTGACCTCCGCAAAGAGGCGGTCGGACAAACCGTAACGCTAAGTGGTTGGGTGGCGCGCCGTCGTGATCACGGCGGAGTGATCTTTATCGATTTGCGTGATGCCTCTGGCGTGGCTCAGGTTGTGTTCCGCGATTCTTCCGTGGCTGAGCAGGCACACCACTTGCGCAGCGAGTTCTGTGTGAAGGTCACCGGTGTGGTCGAGGCGCGCCCCGAAGGTAGCGAGAACCCCAACCTGGCCTCCGGCGATATTGAAGTAAGCGCTACCGAACTTGAGGTGCTCAATGAGTCGGCGGCGTTGCCCTTCCAGATCGATGATCCCTCGCAGTCGGGTGAGGTGGGCGAAGAAACTCGCCTGAAGTACCGCTACCTCGACTTGCGTCGTAGCAGCCAAAACAATGCACTGCGCCTGCGCTCCAAGGCCAACCAGGCTGCCCGTCGAGTGCTGGATCGCCACGATTTTGTAGAGATCGAGACTCCCACCTTGACTCGTTCTACCCCAGAAGGTGCTCGAGACTTCCTGGTGCCGGCTCGTCTCAAGCCAGGTTCCTGGTACGCGCTGCCGCAGTCCCCGCAACTTTTCAAGCAGTTGCTGATGGTGGCTGGCATGGAGCGCTATTACCAGATTGCTCGTTGCTATCGCGATGAAGATTTCCGCGCCGATCGTCAGCCTGAATTCACTCAGCTCGACGTGGAGATGAGCTTTGTTGATCAAGAAGACGTGATCGCGCTTGCAGAGGAAATCCTCAAAGAGCTTTGGAGCTTGATCGGCTATGAAATTACGACGCCGATTCCTCGCATGACCTATGCCGAGGCCATGAAGAAGTACGGTTCCGATAAGCCGGATCTGCGTTTCGATATTGAGATCACCGAGTGCACCGAGTTCTTCAAGGACACCACCTTCCGCGTGTTCCAGAATGAATACGTTGGCGCAGTCGTGATGGAAGGCGGCGCTTCTCAGCCTCGTCGCCAGCTCGATGCATGGCAGGAGTGGGCAAAGCAACGCGGCGCCAAGGGCTTGGCTTATATCCTCGTCGGCGAAGATGGCGAGCTTTCCGGTCCTGTGGCCAAGAACATCACCGAAGCAGAGCGTGCCGGCATTGCAGAGCATGTGGGCGCAAAGCCGGGCGATTGCATCTTCTTTGCAGCAGGCGATACCAAGTCTTCTCGAGCCTTGCTGGGTGCTGCCCGTGGGGAGATCGCCCGCAAGCTGGATCTGATCAAGGAAGGCGACTGGGCCTTTACCTGGGTTGTTGATGCACCGCTGTTCGAGCCTGCTGCTGATGCCACCGCCTCCGGCGATGTGGCACTTGGACACTCCAAGTGGACCGCTGTGCACCACGCCTTTACCTCTCCGAAGCCGGAGTGGATGGATAGCTTTGACGAGCATCCCGGCGAGGCCACTGCCTATGCCTATGACATTGTGTGCAATGGCAACGAGATCGGTGGCGGATCCATTCGTATCCACCGCCGCGATGTGCAAGAGCGCGTGTTCAAGGTTATGGGTATCACCGATGAGGAGGCTCAGGAGAAGTTCGGCTTCCTGCTCGAGGCCTTCGCCTTCGGTGCTCCGCCACATGGCGGCATCGCCTTTGGTTGGGACCGCATCGTCTCACTGCTCGGCGGCTTTGATTCCATCCGTGATGTGATCGCCTTCCCGAAGTCCGGTGGTGGCGTGGATCCGCTCACCGACGCGCCTGCGCCGATTCCTCTGGAGCAGCGCCGTGAAACGGGCGTGGATTTCAAGCCGAAGAAAAAGCAAGAAGCTGATAAATAA
- the alaS gene encoding alanine--tRNA ligase → MQTHEIRERFTQHFVQSGHEAVPSASLILDDPNLLFVNAGMVPFKPYFLGQQNPPFPQGKATSIQKCVRTLDIEEVGITTRHNTFFQMAGNFSFGQYFKKGAIEQAWSLLTGDVEQGGYGLDPERLWVTVYLDDDEAAEIWEQHIGVPSERIQRLGMADNYWSMGIPGPCGPCSEIYYDRGPEYGKEGGPIADDNRYMEIWNLVFMEKERGEGIGKGNFEILGDLPKKNIDTGLGVERVACILQGVDNVYETDLLRPVIDVAEEVTGTKYEDPDTDRINDIRFRVIADHSRTAMMIILDGVTPGNVGRGYILRRLLRRIIRSARLLGAQGKTMERFMNTIMDTMTPSYPEIAEQRERILKVALAEETAFLRTLESGTHLFEQAAGQVKAQGGATLSGQEAFTLHDTYGFPIDLTLEMASEAGLKVDEEGFHKLMAEQVARAKADSQAKKHGHADLSVYRQFVDEHPTEFTGFEELNSNSKVLGLIRDGQQVQEAAEGDEVEVILDVTPLYAESGGQLGDRGTIEAGGTVLRVGDVQKVGKKLWVHKATVEQGGLIVGDDVQALVDPAWRHAARQAHSATHLIHAALREVLGPTAVQAGSMNKPGYLRFDFNYTDALSPQQLEQIQAISNQAVDADWQVNTIETSLEEAKAMGAMALFGENYGEVVRVVEIGGPFSMELCGGTHVSHSSQIGPVAVLGESSVGSGVRRIEAYSGLDSFRYLSKERALVEGVASSLKAKSEEVPERVAALTQKLKEAEKTIAELHRKQLLSGTAEMLAGAEDVAGVQFVHQQLPKGTEAKDLRTLATDLKQKLGGAPGVVVLGAEDARSRVPFVVGVTKVAIDQGLSAKELAAVVGQYVNGNGGGKADMAQGSGAQIGGFSQAVAAVREALNS, encoded by the coding sequence GTGCAAACCCATGAGATTCGGGAACGGTTTACTCAACACTTCGTCCAATCAGGCCACGAGGCGGTTCCGAGTGCCTCACTGATTCTTGATGACCCGAACCTGCTGTTTGTCAATGCTGGCATGGTGCCCTTCAAGCCGTATTTCCTTGGGCAGCAAAACCCTCCCTTCCCTCAGGGCAAAGCCACCTCCATTCAAAAGTGTGTGCGCACCCTCGACATTGAAGAAGTCGGCATCACCACCCGCCACAACACCTTCTTCCAGATGGCCGGCAACTTCTCCTTCGGCCAATACTTTAAAAAAGGTGCCATCGAGCAGGCATGGAGCTTGCTTACCGGCGATGTGGAACAAGGCGGCTATGGGCTCGACCCGGAGCGTCTTTGGGTGACGGTCTACCTCGACGACGACGAAGCTGCAGAAATCTGGGAGCAACACATCGGCGTGCCCAGCGAGCGGATTCAGCGCCTCGGCATGGCGGATAACTACTGGTCCATGGGCATTCCTGGCCCTTGCGGGCCTTGCTCGGAGATTTACTACGACCGCGGCCCGGAATACGGCAAAGAAGGCGGCCCCATCGCCGACGATAACCGCTACATGGAGATCTGGAACTTGGTCTTCATGGAAAAGGAACGCGGTGAGGGCATTGGCAAGGGCAATTTCGAGATCCTCGGAGACCTGCCAAAGAAGAACATCGACACCGGCCTTGGTGTGGAGCGTGTTGCCTGCATTTTGCAGGGCGTAGATAACGTCTATGAAACCGACCTTCTTCGCCCCGTTATCGATGTGGCTGAAGAAGTCACCGGCACCAAGTACGAGGATCCAGATACCGATCGCATCAACGACATCCGCTTCAGGGTGATTGCCGATCACTCCCGTACCGCCATGATGATCATTCTCGATGGCGTGACCCCCGGCAATGTGGGCCGTGGCTATATCCTGCGCCGCCTGCTTCGCCGCATTATTCGATCGGCACGCCTGCTTGGCGCCCAGGGTAAAACCATGGAGCGTTTCATGAACACCATCATGGACACCATGACGCCTTCTTACCCGGAGATCGCTGAACAGCGTGAGCGCATTCTCAAGGTGGCCTTGGCAGAAGAAACTGCCTTCTTGCGCACCCTCGAATCAGGCACGCACCTCTTTGAGCAGGCCGCAGGCCAGGTAAAGGCTCAAGGTGGCGCAACCTTGTCTGGCCAAGAGGCCTTCACGCTGCACGATACCTACGGTTTCCCCATCGATTTGACCTTGGAGATGGCCTCGGAAGCTGGGCTGAAGGTAGACGAAGAAGGCTTTCATAAGCTCATGGCTGAGCAGGTTGCTCGCGCCAAGGCAGACTCGCAGGCGAAAAAGCATGGCCATGCAGACCTCAGCGTGTACCGCCAATTCGTTGATGAGCACCCCACGGAATTTACTGGTTTTGAAGAGCTCAACAGCAATTCCAAGGTGCTTGGCCTGATCCGTGATGGCCAGCAGGTACAGGAAGCCGCCGAAGGCGATGAAGTGGAAGTGATCTTGGACGTCACTCCGCTGTATGCAGAATCCGGCGGACAGTTGGGCGATCGCGGCACCATCGAAGCCGGCGGCACCGTGTTGCGCGTGGGCGATGTGCAAAAGGTAGGCAAGAAGCTCTGGGTGCACAAAGCCACCGTGGAGCAGGGCGGTTTGATCGTCGGCGACGATGTGCAGGCGCTGGTGGATCCTGCTTGGCGCCACGCTGCACGCCAGGCGCACTCTGCAACCCACCTCATCCACGCTGCCCTGCGTGAGGTGCTAGGCCCCACAGCGGTACAGGCCGGTTCGATGAACAAGCCTGGTTATTTGCGCTTCGACTTCAACTACACCGATGCGTTGAGCCCACAGCAGCTTGAGCAGATCCAGGCCATTAGCAACCAGGCAGTGGATGCAGACTGGCAGGTCAACACCATCGAAACCTCCTTGGAAGAAGCCAAGGCCATGGGTGCTATGGCACTGTTCGGCGAAAACTACGGTGAGGTCGTTCGCGTTGTAGAAATCGGCGGACCATTTTCCATGGAGCTGTGTGGCGGCACGCACGTCTCGCATTCTTCGCAGATTGGCCCGGTGGCAGTGCTTGGAGAATCCTCCGTGGGATCCGGTGTTCGCCGCATCGAGGCATACTCGGGCTTGGATTCCTTCCGTTACCTGTCTAAGGAACGCGCCTTGGTTGAGGGCGTGGCCAGCTCCTTGAAGGCGAAGTCTGAAGAAGTACCAGAACGCGTTGCGGCCTTGACTCAAAAGCTCAAGGAGGCCGAAAAGACGATCGCAGAGCTGCACCGCAAGCAGCTACTTTCGGGTACTGCCGAGATGCTCGCCGGTGCCGAGGACGTGGCCGGTGTGCAGTTTGTGCATCAGCAGCTTCCCAAGGGCACCGAGGCCAAGGACCTGCGCACCCTGGCTACTGATCTCAAGCAGAAACTTGGTGGCGCACCCGGCGTAGTGGTCCTTGGCGCCGAGGATGCCCGTTCGCGCGTGCCCTTTGTAGTGGGCGTAACCAAGGTCGCGATTGATCAGGGCCTGAGCGCCAAGGAGCTTGCTGCTGTGGTTGGCCAGTACGTCAATGGCAACGGCGGCGGTAAGGCCGATATGGCCCAAGGTTCCGGTGCACAGATCGGTGGGTTCTCGCAGGCAGTAGCTGCCGTGCGTGAGGCATTGAACAGCTAA
- a CDS encoding shikimate dehydrogenase, which translates to MNQQRVEEPSITHKAVVLGSPIEHSRSPLLHNTGYQALGMDHWHYERKECSAEQLPGLLDQLDQRYRGCSVTMPAKFAALEAATAISQRAQAIGSANTLVRQDGGWFADNTDVDGVQGALQELSGGSFDATRAVIIGAGGTARPALYALASLGVRSVVVLNRSDRKEEFRDLVQQLGIDLEFQPMAELNAAVDAAEVLVSTVPSHAIANQAEAIARIPLVDVIYDPWPTPLMLAAKAQQVPYVGGHVMLAEQAYGQFEQFTGQPAPKQAMRSALERDLGIS; encoded by the coding sequence ATGAACCAACAGCGTGTAGAAGAACCCAGCATTACGCACAAGGCCGTGGTGCTGGGTTCGCCCATTGAACACTCACGATCCCCACTGCTGCACAACACCGGGTATCAAGCCCTTGGCATGGATCATTGGCACTATGAGCGCAAAGAGTGCTCAGCCGAGCAACTGCCAGGCCTGCTTGATCAGCTCGATCAGCGCTACCGCGGCTGCTCGGTAACCATGCCGGCAAAATTTGCAGCCCTCGAAGCGGCAACAGCAATAAGCCAACGAGCCCAAGCCATTGGATCGGCCAATACCTTGGTGCGCCAGGATGGCGGCTGGTTTGCCGATAACACCGATGTTGATGGAGTTCAAGGCGCGCTCCAAGAGCTTAGCGGCGGAAGCTTTGATGCCACACGCGCAGTGATTATTGGCGCCGGAGGAACAGCCAGGCCAGCACTGTATGCGCTTGCCAGCCTCGGCGTGCGCTCAGTAGTGGTGCTAAATAGAAGCGACCGTAAGGAAGAATTCCGCGATTTAGTACAACAGCTCGGCATCGACCTGGAATTCCAGCCCATGGCTGAGCTGAACGCCGCGGTGGATGCTGCTGAAGTGTTGGTATCGACCGTGCCTTCTCACGCTATTGCCAACCAGGCAGAAGCCATTGCCAGGATTCCGCTGGTGGATGTGATCTATGATCCCTGGCCAACACCGCTCATGCTTGCAGCCAAGGCACAACAGGTGCCCTATGTGGGAGGCCATGTCATGCTCGCCGAACAAGCCTATGGTCAGTTCGAGCAATTTACCGGCCAGCCCGCGCCAAAACAGGCGATGCGAAGCGCACTCGAACGCGATCTGGGGATCAGCTAA
- the mltG gene encoding endolytic transglycosylase MltG, with protein sequence MRMEPKYVKRRQRGLAVLVAALVLLVSAVVYIGVNMNSGNSDFEGQGNGTTVLVEVPEGSSMSQLGPDLEAKGVVADADTFASAAYSNKAAAELKPGFYKLQEKMSAKSAVSALLSDDNRVEMLDIPGGATLMDVKVVAGDTRYGIYSMISQVSCGQPEGNCISAEELQRVGATADLQELGVPDWAIDPVRARGDDPRRLEGLIVPGQYVVDPTADAMAVLKDLITRSAKTYADTDLVNRSKAVGLSPYEMVTAASLVEREAPEGDFDKVARVILNRLEEPQRLEFDSTVNYDLSEQEVATTNEDRARETPWNTYAMDGLPATPIASPSIQAIEAMENPAEGDWLYFVTVDKDGTTVFTRNFDEHQEATKESLDNGVLDSNR encoded by the coding sequence ATGCGAATGGAACCGAAGTATGTGAAGCGACGCCAACGCGGTCTGGCCGTACTGGTTGCTGCCTTAGTGCTTCTCGTCTCCGCCGTGGTGTATATCGGTGTGAATATGAACTCCGGCAATAGTGATTTCGAAGGCCAAGGCAACGGCACCACCGTGCTGGTGGAGGTCCCAGAAGGTTCAAGCATGTCGCAGCTTGGCCCAGACCTGGAGGCCAAGGGGGTCGTGGCAGATGCCGATACCTTCGCCTCAGCCGCCTACAGCAATAAAGCTGCAGCGGAGCTCAAGCCCGGCTTTTATAAGCTCCAAGAAAAGATGAGCGCCAAATCGGCCGTGAGTGCGCTGCTCAGCGACGATAACCGCGTGGAGATGCTCGACATCCCAGGTGGCGCCACACTCATGGACGTCAAGGTCGTGGCAGGCGATACTCGCTACGGCATCTACTCGATGATCTCCCAGGTTTCCTGCGGCCAGCCAGAGGGCAACTGCATTAGCGCCGAAGAGTTGCAGCGTGTCGGTGCTACCGCAGACCTGCAAGAACTCGGTGTGCCGGATTGGGCCATCGACCCAGTACGCGCCCGCGGCGATGATCCTCGCCGCCTCGAAGGCCTGATCGTGCCAGGCCAATACGTCGTTGACCCCACCGCCGATGCCATGGCCGTGCTCAAGGATCTGATTACCCGCTCGGCGAAGACCTATGCAGACACCGATTTGGTCAACCGTTCCAAGGCCGTGGGTTTGAGCCCCTATGAGATGGTCACCGCCGCCTCCTTGGTGGAACGCGAAGCACCCGAGGGTGACTTTGACAAGGTTGCACGAGTGATCTTGAACCGCCTGGAAGAGCCCCAGCGCCTCGAATTCGACTCCACCGTCAACTACGACCTTTCCGAGCAAGAAGTGGCCACCACCAATGAGGATCGTGCCCGCGAGACTCCTTGGAACACCTACGCCATGGATGGCCTGCCTGCCACCCCAATTGCAAGCCCCTCCATCCAGGCCATTGAGGCCATGGAAAACCCGGCTGAAGGCGATTGGCTGTACTTTGTCACCGTGGATAAAGACGGCACCACCGTGTTCACCAGAAACTTTGATGAGCACCAAGAGGCCACCAAGGAGTCTCTGGATAACGGCGTGCTCGATAGCAACCGCTAA
- the ruvX gene encoding Holliday junction resolvase RuvX, translating to MFDHSPQPDRPGIADPGPGRRLGIDVGTVRIGIAVSDSDARLATPVETVARVTGFRDEDGADIERIIQLIQEYQVKEVIVGLPRTLAGQGSASAQHAQLIAKRLQGRVEKLKQQGVLPKGARVQLGDERLSTVVATQAMRSSGVSAKKARSRIDQAAAVEILQSWLDERASAMRRQSPKPGPRKGIVKD from the coding sequence GTGTTTGATCATTCTCCGCAGCCGGATCGTCCAGGAATCGCCGATCCAGGCCCAGGCCGCAGACTCGGCATCGATGTAGGCACGGTGCGCATTGGCATTGCCGTATCCGATAGTGATGCCCGCCTGGCCACCCCGGTCGAAACTGTCGCTCGCGTTACCGGCTTTAGGGATGAAGACGGAGCCGATATTGAGCGCATCATTCAACTGATCCAGGAATACCAGGTAAAAGAGGTGATCGTGGGTCTGCCACGAACCCTCGCCGGCCAAGGATCTGCCAGCGCGCAGCACGCCCAACTCATTGCCAAGAGGCTGCAGGGGCGCGTCGAAAAGCTCAAACAACAAGGCGTTTTGCCAAAAGGTGCCAGGGTGCAGCTTGGCGACGAACGCCTCAGCACCGTCGTGGCAACCCAAGCCATGCGAAGTTCCGGTGTTTCGGCAAAAAAGGCCCGCTCACGCATCGATCAGGCGGCCGCGGTGGAGATCCTGCAAAGCTGGTTGGATGAAAGAGCAAGCGCTATGCGGAGGCAATCACCCAAACCCGGACCGAGAAAAGGTATCGTTAAAGACTGA
- a CDS encoding prepilin peptidase, producing the protein MGIWGLVFALWAMYLSAWDLRSHRLPNHATLPAALGVGAWRMMQDPGYIVAGLLWFGLYALVAVVLQGGVGGGDLKLAPTLGWLLAPLGLQAVLLAIVLASALTLLLGIASRCVGQGQAKGVAHGPGMLLASAIAWWIST; encoded by the coding sequence ATGGGGATATGGGGTTTGGTGTTCGCCTTATGGGCGATGTACTTGAGTGCTTGGGATCTACGCAGCCACCGGCTGCCAAATCACGCCACGCTGCCGGCTGCGCTGGGTGTGGGTGCATGGCGGATGATGCAAGATCCTGGGTATATCGTGGCCGGACTCTTATGGTTTGGCCTTTACGCGCTCGTGGCCGTTGTGCTGCAAGGTGGGGTAGGAGGAGGCGATCTCAAGCTTGCCCCAACGCTTGGCTGGCTGCTTGCACCGCTTGGACTCCAGGCGGTGCTGCTTGCCATCGTCTTAGCGTCTGCATTAACGCTGCTGCTGGGCATTGCCTCTAGGTGTGTCGGCCAAGGCCAGGCCAAGGGTGTGGCTCATGGCCCGGGCATGCTGCTTGCTAGCGCCATCGCGTGGTGGATCAGTACCTAG